Sequence from the Phragmites australis chromosome 11, lpPhrAust1.1, whole genome shotgun sequence genome:
TCAGCCTCTTACAACTTACCATTTTTTGAGCCACGACTCCTTTCCATTTTCATCAAGTAGGGTCGTTCTCTAAGACAAACAAAAATTGCACCAAGATAAAAAAGTTGATGCTGAAAATGGGACATGTCGATCCCAATGATGGATGAGTGGTAGTATGTCTTACACACTTACACATAAGTCGATCTATGAGTGCAAGGAGCATTTCTCTATTAACAGTCTTagcatttttataattttttcatgacACATTCACGTGACATGAACATCTTTTGTGTACCACGCATCCATGTCTAAGATGTAGATAGATGTATCCAGTTGTATCCAgccagaattttttttatttgcacATTTATGCTCGGATCATCTGATATCTCAGCCCTTACACCTTTCCATTTTTATCAGCCCAATCAGCTATAAAACGAGCCCCTCTCCCTCATCCTTCTCACAACAACCACAATCTTTTCCTGCGTCCCGACTCCTGAGGGTTTCTTGCGCCATGACTTCCGAGGTCCGCTTCACGCTGCTCGCGAAGGCGGAGGAGCTTGCCGCCCTCTGCGACGTCCGCGTGGCCGTGGTGATGCACGGCCCCAGCGAGACTGAGCCGACGGTCTGGCCGGCGGTGCCGGAGGCCACGGACATCCTGCACAGGTACGCAAACCTACCTGACTCCTCCAAGGACAGGAGCACACTTGATTACGAGGGCTACCTGCGCCAGCGCATCGAGAAGCTGAGGAAGGAGGTGGACAACGACAAGATCGCCAACCGCGACCGCGACATCAACCTCATCATCCACGACCTCATGCTGGGCTGCGGCCAAAACATCGACGACATGTCCCCTGAGCTCCTTGCCGACATCAACTCGGTACTGGAGACGCGCATGAAAGTCGCTACCGACCGCATCAACTTCCTCTGCTCGGAGGGTGCACCGGCAAAGCTTCTGCGGCCACCGCGGGATGCTGAGTTGGTGACGGCATCGCAAGAACCACCAATGTGTCCACCACTTGTGGTGGCGCCGATGGTGGAGGGCGCGCCGCTTGCGCTGCCGACCGCGGCGCCTCCTTCTGCTCCAGCTTCTTCGCCCATGGACTAGGACGGCAAGCACTGTCTCTTCAAGCCCATGCATCGGAATCCTCTGCAGTAATATACAGAAGCTAACATGTAAGTTCTGACCTAGTGTCAGCCTCTATACAGCAACAGCAGAGGATCCGTGTCCATGTCAAAAGGGCTTCGATCTCAGCTCTCCCTGCCAGAATTCCGAAATGAAGGGCTGCATGCACGCCTACCTGTTACGCATGCATAACAGTCCATTTTATGCTTTAGTCTAGTTCATTCCGTATTAATGGTGAGAGTCCCAAGATAAGGGTCGTGTCCAGTACTCCAGTCCGGAGTCGTTATCAATAATCGAGTCAGGGTCCTTAGAATAGGGCTTTATgcattttgaatttgaattataTGGAAGTTATGCTTTACAAAGTTTTCTCCACAGTATAGTAGGTTGGGATTTTAACGTGTTGTCACCTTAAATGAGCgcgatttttatttattttttaaattgattaGTTGGTGCAACACCATGCATGTTATGTTCATTACACTTAATGTTGAGGTGTGTACTCCTCTATTCATGATTAATGGAATAT
This genomic interval carries:
- the LOC133885039 gene encoding agamous-like MADS-box protein AGL80 — encoded protein: MTSEVRFTLLAKAEELAALCDVRVAVVMHGPSETEPTVWPAVPEATDILHRYANLPDSSKDRSTLDYEGYLRQRIEKLRKEVDNDKIANRDRDINLIIHDLMLGCGQNIDDMSPELLADINSVLETRMKVATDRINFLCSEGAPAKLLRPPRDAELVTASQEPPMCPPLVVAPMVEGAPLALPTAAPPSAPASSPMD